The genomic interval AAACATTTGAAGCACCTTATGTGCTGAACTCATCTTTAAACAAGGTCCTTGAAGGGGATGTGATAACAGATGATTACGTAAACATCTACTTGAGGTGAAGCCCTTTTTTTACAGCTGAGATTATTTTCAAAAAGTACGAGGACATGTGCATTAAGAAATATTTCATCATGTCTAATCTACTTTTATAAACTCTAAGTAGTTTCTGCTGATTTTCACAGGTTGCCTCCACACTACTTAAGCTACTGTGAACAAGGCTCCATAGGATAAGTGGTTCAtctggaaaaaaatattaaggAATACACTTTAAAGTGCTGTTACAGACTTTTTCTCAGGCTCTTCTCAAGCTCATTTGTGCAAGTCTTTCCTATGTTAATATATGTATGAGGGAAAAAGGTTACTGGGTTTCACTAACAGGAAAACCACAGATTTGTAACGATGCTCTCAATGCTGTCGCTGTTATAGTCTGAgaatttaaaatgtgaattaCAAATACAACATCTAACATCATTCACCGAAGAGACTTTCTCTTTACTTGATTTATTCACATGGTTAATGTGCACTTCCCTTAAATGATCcatcaacatttttctgttatttaaatatattaatgTCTACTCCTGACGTTGAAAAAGTTCTACTTACTcttttgttttgcctttttcACTTTCCTAGGATGCAAGAAAGACAATAGTGATGTTGAGAGTACATTTAGAGCATTAACacataatgtttttaattttaaacatcCACTCATCCACTCATGGGGGACAGGTCATGCGTTCCAATTCAAAAGCTCTGCCATAAGTTCTGCCTGTACATACAGTGGGGGAAAAAAGGTTTTGGACACctcaaatattgcattgagaatcactcttaggtcttcaagtgcaatttcttttagtacagtcacagccagattgatttattttttgttcagttttgaataCATTCtatgttatttgttgactttgataccaacaatgttgagaactgacatattgaaacAGTCAAGAATTTagctttgttagtttttcttgtaaacaatcaacaaaaaatatatcatttgtatttgtttatgtctgtctaatgcttgaaacaaaaaaagatttttccacaaatatttcatgacaatatttgagaCTGTGTAAAATTTTAAGGGTGTCCGAAACATTTTTGCCATCACTGTATGTAGTAGTGTTCAGCTCTGATAGGTACTCTTTGAGGATCTTAATTGAACTGCAGACTGAGACTATGATTGAGGTTTAAGTTTGCAGTGGTGTTACTATAAATTGGTTGAATTGCTTTATTCAGTTATGATTCCAATGTACGTCCTTCCCAGTTACACACATGAGAGGAGCAGTATATTAGAAACACCCCTTGATTAAATGCACTCAAGCAAAACTCAATCATTCACTCTAACCTCAGTGATAGATCTATTACCTCTGGGGCAGTGTTAAGAAAAACTTTTTTGCAGTTGTTGTTTTGCTTTGCAAAAGTAGCATTATAGGCAGGGCTGTTGTATTGGGTCACATTGTAAAGACGTACAACACACGCCAACATTACGTCAGACAACAAGAGGTGTTCATGAAGAATGACAACAACTTACAGATCAACATTTTTCTGCTGCACAGCAGCAATCTTCTTGCTTGGTGCTAAACCCCTCATCTTTCCCTCAACATAATGGTCCCTGTGGAGGAAAAATGAGTTAGAATCATTCAATAAATCCACATGAAACATTTGAATGTGTCTCTGTGGGGTACAGTTTCAACTCACAAAGCAACCAGTAATGAATTTAAGGTCAAAATGAATTAAACAATCTTACAATTTTGTAACCGTGTGGTTCTTTATTAAAAGTTTTTGttaagaaatacaaaaagatGTGTTATTCTTCACAAAGCGATACATGTCTCTCAAAAACACTTTTTCTACTTGCTGTGCACAAAAATAGAAACTTACTGATTGGCCTTTTGAAGCTCTTTTTGTTTCGCAAGGTTGCTGTCCACATATTTGAGAACTCTGCTCTCAGGAACCCATTCATCCCAGCTGCAGAAAGGATGACAAGTATGTGAGGCCTTGAAAATAAATAGTCCCTGTGAGGTTATTCAGACCACATCGATGACAAATGAGCAAAGGAGACAATAGTCTAACAGGCACtaatgaagaataaagacattaaaatatCTTTGTCTAATCTGAACAGAGATGCTCACTTTTTGTTCCATCCGCTGTAATGAATGAAGTATTTAATCTGCTTCTCCTTTATGTTGATCTTTACACACtgtgaaagaagaaaacacatcagtggATGTTTGTTGCAGTTAATAATCGATAAATAACTCACATTACAGTGAGGGCAGTATTGAAACAAACCTTTGCCTCATAGAGCAGTGGCCCATGAAAGCACAGGACTCTTTCACCTGCGAAGGGACAACACAAAGAGTACtgagaagacaaaaacacaatctGAGACACTCAATGAACAAGATATTCTGCTGTAAGAACAGGTAAAACCAACATGGGCTTCTCGGGGGACTAAAATAGATGAGTGAACGTGGTTCTGGGACTCCTTTGTGTGCCTATATAGACTATAAATCCAGGTTTTATTCATCCTTAGCATGAATAACAAACTAGCTAGCTGTTGTCCTGACGTGAACGTTATCCACCGTTAGCTGTGTGTTCATGTCCAGAGCTTCACTGTTGTTCAGGTTAATAACATGAGAATATATAAGGAGACAAATAAAGGATCAGTAGCTTTGTTTCCCTCCCTGGAGACCACTATTGTCAAGCTTGAGCAGcagcatcaacaacaacaaacccgCCCCCTTCTACACCGCCGTGCCTGTTCTCTTCGGTACCAACCTTCTTGAAATTTAGGTTTAGGGTCCTGTTTTGGCGCCATTCACAGACTCAGCTGGTCGGACCTCTGAATGATCAAACTCGTGCATTGCCAGAGTCCATTTCTTCCAAGCACAAACACCCCCGACATCGGAGCCAAAGCGAAGGAGACGCCGAGAATGGCCTGCCTGCTGCTGGGTCACCTGACCAACATGGAGCCTCTGAGCTGTGGGGCGTTCAAGTGCTCTCTGCAAAACTCGGAAAAACAAGGCGTAGTGTGGATTGGTCTCCCGCTTCTTttcgttttttttaaaagtcgcTGGCAAAGAGcgttaattgatttttttttttttttaagttgaatgTATAACTTGTTTCTGCAGTGGCTTGTTATTCCATTGGACTTTTCCCAGCCTTCTCTTACATAGTTCATCAATGCGCACCCCCCTTGATATCTTCTAGTATTACTGACCACCCCAAAACATGTTATGATCAATTTTTCTGGAATCATTAATGCAACATGAAAATCCTATATATTTGCAATCCTATCTGAAGGATGTGAGTTGCtcagtttaaagctgctgttggtaggaatgatgtaaaaaaaatgttccttttttctgctgggtttggagaaaaggtcataatgtccatctgtactcatcggtaagtggagtaatttaagactattgtgaaatctctgcgttttccaatgcctttgtatcaagcaatgttattattcccctcgttcccgttatgatggaccaatcatagctaatctccaatcctctgtcctgattggtcaaggGGCGGGCCCTTCTACGTCTTcagattggttatgagtccggcactatcatgactgcacacgccgatctgtgttggggggctaggaggaaatctggttgggagggatagtgttgacattcaaagtccctctctgaacagatgtttactctgtgactaccaacagtaGCTGTAATGCGCACACCCCTTGATATCTTCTATCACGGATGACCCCAAAACATGTAATGATCAATTTTTCTGGAATCCTTAATTCAACATGAAAATCCTATATAATTGCAATCCTATCTGAAGGAAGTGAGCTGCTCAGTTTAAGTCAAATTTatgatataatttatttattcaattgattatatttttttctgttgttgtattttaaaacaCCTGTGTCACTCCAAGCCAAATCCACCCACATGCTGTCTGTAGTGGTGTACTCAGGGTTCAGAATAAGTGGTATAGatcagaggttcccaaacttttcagcctgcgacgcCAAAATtataagtgccaaagacttgcgacccccactgtccctcaaagtgattaaaagttgcttcatacttcatttagctggtctccTAAAACCTTGAGTCTTCTGGCAACAAAGACAGGCataaactaatgaaatgttttgttcaGTAATAGGTCAAATATGCtatttttagattactttacaaaaaaataataattctggaagacatctcacgacccccccaccAGTGTCTGGGGACCCTCCAGAGGGTCCTGaccccacactttgggaaaccctggTATATATCAGGGGtgcccaaagtgtgggtcgggaccataGACTAtactatatacagtctatggtcgggaccccctgaagAGTCGCAAGATATCTTCcagatctttgttttttgttgaagttatccaaatttgcttattttacccattatttaAAAGATCTGGACAAaaatagttacattttaaataaaaccctgcaaattagttttctgcctttctgtgttgcaagatgactcctaaagttagggttagctaacagttatttaacaaaaggatcagtagcagcaggttaattcacagcagcacatgaaacacagcaacatgtgcatgtaggtaaactcattttgaagtatgaagcaacattgaatcacttcgagggacagtgggggtcacaagtctttggcacttagGTTTTTGGGGTCGcagactgaaaagtttggaatCCCCtggtatagataatggatgaatGGGTAAGGTTCTGCGGTGGATATTAGGCTGTTCATGTCAGATCTACTGAAACCACATCTCTCGAGCCTTCATCTTCCACGTCTTTGACTGCCTTTAATTCTACTCTGGCATTATAAACCCCAATCCACAGTATCTGTTCAAGCTAACATATGGTCACTTTTGAAACTGGCTGAATATAAGGAATTGAATAATAAGGACAGCTGATGTGACTGTTTATGTAGTCTTCCAGTCTACCAGATCTCACGGTATTTATCCTCCATTATTTAAGGCCCTTGATCTGAAAAGTATTTTCAAAGTGAATGAGTTAGGAATACTTTACTGACCCCTGAGGACACTAAAGTGTTTTCCACACACTTATTACAATGCTGTGCTCTCCTTTTGTAATGTGCTGCCTTAAGATGTGTATACTGTGTATTTCTTGTTCCGCTGTTATTTGTTACAGGTTTAACTGCATAAAAAATTGAACATCACTCACTTCTTTTCCAAACTCCCAAATACTTCAGGCTTTGGTAAATTTAGCAGTTGTTGGGCAGCAGCCGAAAAACAAGCGTACATTTTTGTGGAGTCCATACTTTGAGGTTTCTCAGCCCTTTTTTGGCCTGTGAACATTTTTTGAGGTCACACATTTCTCATGAACTTACGAAAGCTGTCAAACTATCATGTGAATTTGATTGTGCTGTTCTTCTGTGTCAATCAAAGACACTTTATCAGTATTTTAGTTTTCTCCCATGCACTCGTCAGCATGCCAGAGGAGAGGAACCAACCACAGCTTATCTCAGCACTGAAGGAAGAGAGGCTAACTTTAGCTCAGCGCTAATgttgctctctcttttttttgacAGATTTAATAAAGATAAATAGGAAGGACTTGGGTTTTTTAGATGTGTTGACAGAATGAAGTAAACTGCATCGACCCGGAGATAAAGCTCTATTGATAATTTTTGCAACAGACTGAGTCTACAAGCTGCAAATGTCCACAAATATCcccagaggaagagacagaccACGGCTTTATAGCTGATTACCCTCTCAAGTCTGATAAACATCTTTTTAATCCTCTGAAATTCTATTTACATATTTCTGGGGAGGTCAAGTTCTAATAAAATCCACACACTTAGATAGCaagagtaaaaacagaaaatcaattCATATTGTcagaaagagcagagagaggctgaGCAAATATCTCTGAAATGTCTGTCCTTCAAGTGGAATATCTTACAAATACAGCATACAAAAAACAGAGATCTCCTGTTTATGTGACTCACATTTTACTCCTTCAAACATGCAAAAGTGTCAAACCCTACATCTCGATTTGGACTTGTTCCTGCCTCTTTAAAGCCTCTCTAATATGAGTACACTTTATTCTTCTTGGGGACAAATTAATTTGGCCACAGTGTTTATTTGCTTTTAAGCTTTAGTGCACTATGCAGATTTTGATCCTTGTGTACTATGATGCTTTGGCAAACTTGTTTCTGAAATGTACAAGCTGATAAGGCCTTTGAATTTTAACTAAGTCAGTATTGTgaaacacttcaaaaaaactgggGGCCTCTGACATATTTCTTGGTTCtactttgtttttgacattgacaacactttcactttgaaaaaaaatggtgATTGATCATACTGCATCAAATTTATGCCATAGCATACGCAGTAGGTTTGTGTTGACCTACCTATGCGGAACCCTACACACGTAccctgatgtgcacctcctcaaaaatgtagctatgcagactgcaagccctgtgattggtccgctgtgtatttcatatttcctgcatttacactTACTATATTTCTGGAATCACTGAAAATCAgtgtctcctttctttccttctttgcaATAATTACAGTATGATCAACTACCACTTAAAATGTATCAGCACCAACTTCAACATAAAATGCTTGGATATAATACACTTTGAGTCACCATAGTTTCTTGTGCAAAAACAAGCAAGGATCTTAGCGGGACCCAAAATTGGCGCTATGACTAGCATGGAAAATGCACTGTCAACTAGTGTTTAGGCAGAGTATTGCAGAGCTACCTGGATACTCcaacaagtatgtagtgctcatgatGGCGTAGAGTCAATGCAGAATAAACAAGGCTTTAGAGCcaggcaggggcgtgtccagatgGGTGACAAAGAGTGAAAACTGATTGAAAAATGATTAGCCACCAAGGTGCCACCCCAACATCTTAAACCATGAATGGTTCTTTTTCTTGTTGGAGGACTCTCTTTACGTTCACCATTCAAtcctgtaaaaataaagtagcTCAGTCCTCTGGGATTAGCACTTGGATCTTTTCTTCCATTAATCCTTCATTTCACCCCCAAACAATGTCTGTGCTGAACTGGACCCTTCAAAACCCATTCTAACAACCAAGTCCGATACTTCAAGTTCCTGGGTTACATTCTGAATTTGGAAGTATGCCTTTAGTTTTTGTGCTACATCCATGGAAAATCACTCCAACAGCACACTGTCAATGAAAACACTCTCATGTCTGCTGCACAGTTCAAGATGATGATCACTATCCACTTCACCACACTGTGCAGTGGTTTTCACTGattattgtccttttaaactTGCTGTCTGCATTATTTTTTACCTCCATAACATtgcaaattaaagctcctgtgaggagctccTTTCTGTTGGTGTTACTTTTGGCATCCCCTGTAGGCAAAGTGATATGTTTGATCTTATCCTGTATATGTTCAAGAAATGTTTTGATGAACAagctcatcctgctttcttctcACGGTCATATGTATTACTCATTTCGacttcctgcagtggaaaataaaaagGCCTTTTCTTCAGCTTGCTCAGACATCTGGTTTGCCATGACCCCCTAACAGCGGTTACAGACATTGAAACTTACAATAAAGGAGTTTTCAATCTGTGGatagtcttgttttctttcctaGGTCCTGAAAGAGGCATCAATGTTTATATCAGTCTGTTTACATAACCAGCttaaacctcctcacaggagctttacttAACACCCAACACTTATCTTTTGGGTGGGGTCATAATCCAAATAAGTTGCTAATCATCAGTTTTCAGTGGACACTTAACATTctgttcacttgtttttttttttacattaggtTATTTCACATTCAACcagcagctgcagctgcagccaCTGCTCATCCTGTGTGAGGTACAGGTTCTTTTTCTTAACATGAAGCTGTCCAATTGAAACCCAAATGATGACGTGCGCCACCTGCGGCTTACACATGCAGTGAGGACtgtgtatttaaaatgtgtggGGTAGTGCTCGTGCATGCAACCACTTGTGAAAAGCCTCAATGTGCAGGTCAGAGACATTTCTGTGATGTTACTTTCACTCATATCTCTAAATGAACACCTGCCAATCTTTGTCTCGTGGATAATTCGATTTTTATTATAAGGAAAACGAACACTTGTGACAACTTCACAACATTTGTATCATTACATCTAGTTTTTGCGTATTTACAACaatcatattttatacattttgtttcctttagctaaaaaaaaatcctttaaaatCTCTCCTTTTACGTTAGCAGGTGATGAGGTCATATTACATTCATGATTGTCTTATAAACATAGTACTTTTAcattctttacatattttgctATAGCATTCAGTGGTGGATGTAAACAGCGATGAGATGCCCTCCTTCTGCTCCTTGCGCAGACAAAACGTCCAGcacaagaacaaaataaaagcaatatttGCTTTTTGTCTACAGAATTACATTAGAACAAAGACCGTGGTGCACGAGTATGCGTTCAAAGATGCGGACAACAGCAGCACGTAGGACAGGAGCTGAAACACTGAAGACAAATGTCCATACAGTTATAACGTGAGCACATCAATGCGTGATTAGTTTCATGGGCAATTACGCACGCAGTTACTCAGACTGTAGTGCTTCTCTTCTATTGGCTCTTTGAGGAGTAGTGCCACAATGGTTGTAGCGTAACATTCTGACACAATATTAGTAGTTCTTAGTGTAAAGCCCTAAACTACATGCGATGGTTTCTCCAAATACATAACCTCGCCAAATTACGCAAACCTTGAATTACAGAAAGCACTGCAAGAGGTCACATTTTCCATGAGCAGAACCGACTTAATAGTCGTAACATGATGTAAGCTGTGCGCAGTGTTTATGTCAGTTCTCCTCTCTCGCCCCATGTCTCCTGCGCACTCGTGCGTCTTGATgagtattttttaaacatgttttcacttATTTAATTGAGCCACAAAGGAAACGCACCCTCTATTCTCTGTGTATCAGACCCCTCAGTTTGTTCCTGAACTCCTTCCTCATCAGACAGTAAATAATCGGGTTCAGGCAGCTGTTGGTGTGCGCCAGGCAGACGGTCAGTGGGAACACATAAGTGTGTACTATGTAGTACGCTTTGTCCCAGTTTGCTACGTTCAGTTTGACCAAAACACTCCACAAAGTGATGGCATGGTTCGGCATCCAGCATAGGAAGAAAGACAACACGACAATAGTGATGGATTTGTTGACTTGGGATCTCCGTTTGGAGTTGCTTGTTTTCATGCTTCGGTTGCGGATGAAGCGCAGCAGCATGATGTAGCTGATGGATACAATAGACATTGGTAAAACAAAACCTACAAGTATTTTCTGTATGTGATAGACGGCTAGCCAGTACTGTCCCCCGGGAAACTTCAGCAGACAGAGTTTTTCTCCGGTTACATTGCTGACAGTGGAGTAAATCGATGTGGGCGCAGTTGCCAAAGTCGCCAGTGTCCAAATGATTACGCAGGTCAATTTTGCAGAACAAGACCTATGTCCGGTCCTATTCTTCAGGGCAGAGGCTACGGACCAATAGCGGGTCACACTCATGGCGGTGAGGAAAAACACACTCGCATACATGTTCATCacggtgacagagaggaggattttGCACATAGCGTCCCCGAACGGCCAACTGAAGTCCAGTGCGGTGTCCACGGCCCAGAAGGGCAGCGTGAGCACAAACTGGAGGTCCGTCACAGCCAAGTTGAATACGAAAAAGTTCACCCTGGACTTTCTCCTCTCGTGTTTGActctgatgaagaagaggacgagGAGATTGCCCATCAGACCAGCAGCGCAGACCACAGAATAAATCAAACAGATGAGGACTCTCAGAATCGGACTTCCATCTGCTGTCACGTCGATATCCTCCAGGTTGCTGAAGTAGTCCATGCCCACCAGAGAGCTGTTCAAGCACGAGCTGTCATTTTCTTCATCCATAGTGTCACAAGCTCACAGACTGTATCTAAGCCCGAGAAAAGCATTTATGAGCTAATGAAGCTGGATCCTGATGCCACTAACCATCCTCTATCTGAATCCACCCACCCTCCTGTCTTCTCCTCACCCCTCCTTTCCACTCTAAGACGCACAATCATCCTCAAAGAAATAATGTTGGGCTGGAGGTGCCAATTGACGTCCATTAGTTTAGTGCGTAATGGACCCTCCTTTTAGCACGGGGCTCCAACATCTGTTATGCTCCCGAAATGAACAACTGATgatgacaaaagaaaataatcatCTATCAAACATAAATATCTAATAATGATAACAGATGTTCACGCCGAGTATTGCTGATATCAAATCCATGAAGGCAACGACTGGAGCGGGCAAAGCGTGCGTAATTGGTTTTGTGCCCTCACAAGGAGAAAGATTATTGAAATAACTCTCTGCTGCCACCGAGTGTTCAGTTtcagaaaacatccacacattatttcaaaatgaggaaaaacacAGCGAAATAACAGAATGCATTTTATTACATCTAAACTTT from Notolabrus celidotus isolate fNotCel1 chromosome 3, fNotCel1.pri, whole genome shotgun sequence carries:
- the LOC117810265 gene encoding relaxin-3 receptor 1, with the protein product MDEENDSSCLNSSLVGMDYFSNLEDIDVTADGSPILRVLICLIYSVVCAAGLMGNLLVLFFIRVKHERRKSRVNFFVFNLAVTDLQFVLTLPFWAVDTALDFSWPFGDAMCKILLSVTVMNMYASVFFLTAMSVTRYWSVASALKNRTGHRSCSAKLTCVIIWTLATLATAPTSIYSTVSNVTGEKLCLLKFPGGQYWLAVYHIQKILVGFVLPMSIVSISYIMLLRFIRNRSMKTSNSKRRSQVNKSITIVVLSFFLCWMPNHAITLWSVLVKLNVANWDKAYYIVHTYVFPLTVCLAHTNSCLNPIIYCLMRKEFRNKLRGLIHRE